A genomic segment from Diospyros lotus cultivar Yz01 chromosome 5, ASM1463336v1, whole genome shotgun sequence encodes:
- the LOC127802089 gene encoding secreted RxLR effector protein 161-like, translated as MRNIPYAFAVGSLMYAQTCTRPNINFVVGVLGRYQSNPGLDHWKAAKKILIYLQGTKDHMVTYRRSDHLEVIGYSDSDFVGCVDTRKSTFGYLFLLAGGAISWKSAKQSVIVASTMEAEFVACFESTVHGLWLRNFISGFRIVDNIAKPLKIHVITPQQYSSLKTTSILRVLSIWKSNT; from the coding sequence ATGCGAAATATTCCTTATGCATTTGCAGTTGGGAGCCTCATGTATGCTCAAACTTGCACCAGACCAAACATAAATTTTGTTGTCGGGGTTTTGGGCAGATATCAAAGTAATCCAGGCCTTGATCACTGGAAAGCTGCAAAGAAGATTCTCATATACTTGCAAGGAACTAAAGATCACATGGTCACTTACAGAAGATCCGATCATCTTGAGGTGATTGGCTATTCAGATTCAGATTTCGTCGGATGTGTTGATACCAGAAAATCAACATTCGGCTACTTGTTCCTATTAGCCGGAGGAGCAATCTCATGGAAAAGTGCGAAGCAGTCTGTCATCGTTGCATCCACTATGGAAGCTGAGTTTGTGGCTTGCTTTGAGTCCACCGTTCATGGTTTATGGCTACGGAATTTTATTTCAGGGTTTCGGATTGTCGACAATATTGCCAAGCCGTTGAAAATTCATGTGATAACTCCGCAGCAATATTCTTCTCTAAAAACGACAAGTATTCTAAGGGTGCTAAGCATTTGGAAATCAAATACTTAG